CCAGCTATGAAATAGTCTTGTGGCATTTCACATGAAGTTAAGCCCAATATGACCTTGTAGGAATAATGATTAAGTAAAGTAACTGTATGCATATAAGCACTGTTCAGTTATGCTACACTGGAGACAGTAATCCCAGATTAATCCCTGTTTAGTGATAGAATTCAAAACAACAGTGTCTTTTCATCAATTAGCTCAGGATCATTATCTACTGAGAGAAATAATTAGTGCCAGTCTGGTCTAAACCTGAGCCGTCTCCTCTTTCTGACACCGAAATGACACACCTGATAATGTCAACTGAAAGCTGTCATTAGAAAGTGATTTTCTCTCAAGTCCATCTTACAAAATGTCATACATGTGAAATTAAAGCAGTTACAAAGCAGAGCTGAAGAACTAGAGAGCCAGGAGATAAGTCTCCTTGAATTCTTTAATCTCTTTAAGTTGCTGCTTTATTGGATTCTTTTAACAAACGAAGACTTCATGGACCCTGACCAAGGAAACAAATCTCAGGCCAGTCCATGCACAGTAATCCATGTCCTTACCACCTGCAGCACTCAGTTTTACTTGTTGCCTGAGTTTTGACAGCACCCTCAAATGACAATTGGCAATAGCATGGTAGCAAGGGCATGTGTCACGTGCAGGGGCCACGGCCCACTTGAACATCTGTGTGTAAGAAAAACCCATCCTCAGAACCCAATGCAATTTTCTCAACAGGAAGAGCAAGTCTTGCAACAAGAGAATGTATGAGGAATTAATGTATAGCTAAGTATAGGCTACGGGTCCAGGGAGCCACACTGACACTGCAAAGATAAGCAGCAGAAAATTTGTGTCTCTTCTGCTTAAAATGGGATTCTTTCTGTGCACTCAAATCTAGGACACTAATTTTGATGTttacttcattttcttctttatgcATGTGCAGCTTGAatcttaaatatatttaaaaagaaagagcagCTCACACAGCTGATCAgggttccaaaaatgccttcccatgcaaaagaatttttttcatgcCCAAAATTATTAAAGCCCAGTTGCATCCAAAATTTATAGTTTGTTTTATctgaggaaaaacccccaacaaaaccTAACCAAAACCACTGAACTGAAGCAGACCATTTTGTTCATCAGTACTAAGTCTCTGGTCACCTTCCAAGGTGCAGCAAGCTGAGTGGTACATACTGTCTCTAGCTGAGGGCGTTTCAACTCCCACCCTCAGATCTGCCCAAATGACTACACCTGACTACCAAGATCACTAGGATAGAGCCCACCTTGTGCTCCATCGTGGCCTGGCTACAAGCAGTAAGAAGCAAGTGCTCTGCAGGGTGGGTAAGCCCTGTCTATCCAGACACCTATTCTCCACCTCAGGCAGGACAGGATGTATAAAGCTACATAAAAGATATAATGTATAGATGTTTTCTGTGTCCATCAGTGAATTGGGACCTCAGTTTACATCCAACCCATAGTCTTCATCAGGGTCCAAATCcttactgaaaacaaaacaaactttcTGGTGTCTTCCTTTGCTTTCCAAAAAGCAAGAGCATGATAAAGTGGTTTCAGTGTGCCTTTCTTTACATGTGATGTAGTAATTACTTCCTTATATTTTCCTCTTCAAAAGGCTGCCGTAAAAGTCAGatactttaaaggaaaatatagTAGCAAGACATTTCTACTAAAAAAAGGGGTCAGAATTACATTAAGTTAGAGAAAGTTATGCTTAGTTTAAAACTGATAAAATTTTAATACTGGCTTTAGAATTAACTGCTTTTGGAGTTTTCCAGAACTGATGTCAAAACTGTTACTACTTGTGTCATAAAGGGGCAGCTAGAACCACTCTGAACTGATTAAGAAAGGATTTCTTTGGTAGGCTTGGCAATCAGACAAAGTAAGTTAGttacaaatgtaatttttctttacAAGTCCATCAGTGGAGTTTTTGAGTCATAGTTAAAAAAGCATACATATGACTGAGCATTGCTGAAGGAAAATGGGAGAGTTCTATAAATAATGGCAAATTGGAGATTCATGGGAGCTTCTTCAGAGAGGCTGAGTTTGTTCAAACCAGTGATTTCTCAGTTTGCAGTCTCCCTTCGAGGGACCTGATGCATGTTGGTAGAGAAAAGAATTGCAGAGAGGTGTCTTTGCACTGAACAAGTCCTTTGAACTGTGCTGTGGCAAGCTCAGACCAGCTAAGACTGCCTGGCAGACCACCAGTGCTAGAAGTCATTCCCAAGGCAGAGCATTAGTGTGACTTGTCTTTCCTCAGCGAGGATGTTAAAACTCTACAGGCTAAAATTATCTAAATATCACAGTTTTAACatattttaacctttttttccaACTTTCACCTTGAAGTGTAGAATGGTTTGTACAGTATAAATTCTATACATTTTGCTTataattcagttttatttcttaaataaaagcagaaaggaagaaTAGTCCAAGATCTTAGCAATACCTGACTTTTCAGGCAAGAAAGCATATACTACCTACATGACAGGAAATAGATTAAATATGTTGAAAATATGgtgcaattaaaaaaatctgactGTATCTTCATGGCAAAACAAGACAATACAATGTAGAATGTACAAACCTACCAAATAATGTCTACCTGCATAATAAAATttccacatttttaaaaagaacatgggagaTTTCTAGGTATAGTACAACTACACAAAAATGTAAGGCCTAAAGGTTTTTCTCAATCTTTTTCCCTATCTCACTTTCTCCAAGGATTTGCTGTGAGTCTTCAGGTGATCCTGTCACATCCCAAAGCCGTATTCAAGCGTCGTGGTTCTCAACCAGGAATGCAAGAATCTGATTTTCTGAAACAGATAACAACAGTGGAGGAACTGGAGCCAAAAGCAAACAACTGCACAAAGGTAGCGATTGCCACACTTTGTGAAAAGCATTTGTGTCATCTCTGTAGATGCCTTTACTGACACAAATGTTATCTTCTAGGTTCTTGTATGGCACACCCGAACAGAGAAAGTGAATCTAGCTAACGAGCCAAAGTACCACCTGGACACAGTCAATATTGAGGTATGACGTGGGGAGACAGTCCCATGGCAAGAGCAGGACAACAGAGGCGCCAGCATGTGTTCCAGTTCAGACAGCTAAAATCATCTGCTTCTGCCTGAGACCTGACAGACTTCTGTGGAAACAAAAGGAAGCTTTCAGAGACTCTAATAAGAAAATCAAGTGGGTGTGCTTTGTTCTAACTTGTCTGCATGCACTTCTGAACTCTCAGCTTAATAAACTGACACTTACCTTTGTTTTAACGCTGTTTCCACATAGAGAAACATGGCTGCAATGGAGTATTTTCAAAATCATTATTTATGTATATACTTTTTGTATTTATCCAGCTTAATGGTGTAATTATAAACTGATTTTAACTCACGAACTGTTGGTCTAAATATCTGTATAAATGGATCTTCCAAACTGAACATGTTTTACTTCATTAAAAGTAGCGGTCAAATAGGTcgtaaaataatgaaataaaaacccaCAATCATTTACGGATTTATCCTTTTAATATAGGGAAATAACATTTTATCATTACGAGGCACCATAAAATGTAAACACAATCACTGTCATAAACCTGGATCTCTCTGCAAGACAAAATAGATCTGTTCACACTGAGTTACCTTGAATGCGTATTGTGCTGTCAGTTATCAGCTTTAACACTGTGCGCCTGCCTCCTGAGCCAGGTCGGAGACTTTACCACAGGAAACTCAAATGCATCAAATGCTCATCTTTAAAAGAATAAACTATTGATTTGTAGAACTACAGTAACATCCAGGTTTATCTTTCTTTCAATAACCACATTCCCTGTTATGCACACCATAATAACATCACAGTGAAATGTATGATGAAACAAAATTTGTTTGATACACTAGAAAACATTGCTCAGTGATACATTTACATTCTATTTATATATGATTAAACATTTGTTCATACAGTACCTTCTACAGGATTACTGGGTAATTTTGGGGGTTGGGGTTCATATTTTTGGATATTACTAACATGATAGCTACATCCCTTATATGCAAACATTTGATCTagaattttgagggaaaaaaaatcagtatgtgGTTAAGCAGCTTCTTAATATGGTCTATGAAATCATATGCATTGTATGAAAATGCTTCCAATGATGTATAAATATATTCTTGATCTGCTTTTCACTACATCAAATTTAAATCAATATAGACCA
This Aphelocoma coerulescens isolate FSJ_1873_10779 chromosome 3, UR_Acoe_1.0, whole genome shotgun sequence DNA region includes the following protein-coding sequences:
- the B3GAT2 gene encoding galactosylgalactosylxylosylprotein 3-beta-glucuronosyltransferase 2 isoform X2, whose amino-acid sequence is MRTTRKVSVWPVGLVGGRRYERPVVENGKVVGWYTGWRADRPFAIDMAGFAVSLQVILSHPKAVFKRRGSQPGMQESDFLKQITTVEELEPKANNCTKVLVWHTRTEKVNLANEPKYHLDTVNIEV